The genomic interval actaaaagtttccctatcgataaaaagcatggcaatacccctaaaaacccaaaaacgaggaaaactagggttctgaaaaatcccccatccggaagtccggttgcccaaccggaattccgtttctgggaaaatctgaacccccatccgaaccggatgctcaaccgaattaggttcctcgcaggcagcaaccaaaaaaattccatatcttgaccaattcgaacccaaatggtcccaaactttccagacctcctacataggtcccaaatgaccattccaaggcctcaaacctacccagaaacctcacaagcaaatttcaccattgaagaccaagctttgagttcaagaactcaaacttggttaaaccctctagcatgcaccctagcctagttaattctacttaactaagcatagaaatacctctgcaaactaacaaaaacacccagcaattatacagaaacaaaacatgcattttctcaccaaaaatcatcaattttcacatataaattaaaagcttgaacaatctagctactcatgcttcaaacaactcatttaacatcaaaaatcatgctttgaacaacttaaatcaacaactaaacacagcagaaacatctctcaaaaatcacatgcattaccatccaatttcatcatttttcttcaagaatttaaggagaaagggacaaggaaacacataccacacaagAGATCAATAAAGATTGCAAacccaagcttgaatcaccacaaaatccagctcttgaaccccaaagctctcagccgaaaaagagagagagttgtgtgtgtgtgagtttttgaaatttcctttaaattgactaagtgttgaaaatgtgagtaaaagagaataaaagccATTTATCACATTCtattttcagccaacaaataaataaaataaacacttaacatttattttccatatcataaatcacataagacaaaaatacaaatggggcaaaaagaccattttgcccctccaccataaaatcatgaaaatcatactaaaggggtatttttgggacattctaaattcccggccattcccgacattcccaatgtctaaaacccgtccccaaaatactaacatactaagttgtgatttctactgagccaaacgccgcgttccaaaataccggacaccggaaatgcgaaatataaaaactgctgataacatactcatgcatatctgaattccataaatatccataataaattatttaaatagctataaataatttcctgattaacataaataactgctaatttccaaattaactaagcgggctttacatggcATGCCTCTGACACAATCCCCATAAATCTGGTGACCTTTTCTCCTCTACCAGACACAAGGCAAAAAGGGGGTCACCTATATTAGGGAGCCACATTACTTtgacattccttttttttttttccaatgatAGTGCACGTCCATGTCTGTCGCTATCAGCAGTACAATATCGTACGACAGATTGCTTTTAAGAGTTGGGCCTCACTTACCTAACGCAATAGCTCAAAAGAATGCatgattaatatattttaattagcctATCAGTagattttttgttacaataaaCCCGAGTGTGGCCCGGATCCGCCGGACCCATAAGCATGACTGCCTATAAATAAGACATTTTATCTTTTATGTAGGGTTCACGACCTGAATATATATGTTAGAGCTATAGAAATTGTACAGCTAAAGCTAAAGGCATATAAAAATGTTTCATGGAGTAAGGCTCCACGTAAAAAGTTGTGTTCTCTTATTCTCTAATCTATTGTTTTTGCTTAatctttcttaattaatatcTCGTTTCAAAAACactcattaaataattatatatgaaaaacaaaaagttcAATGTAAAGTAACTAATTCAATcggcatatatatatttgtgaattGGAATATGGTTTCGAAGTAAAGAATTATAGGATTAGGTTTGATACAGCATATAAAATCTGCATTTAAGAATGATTTAATAGAGTATGAGCCaaataatacaaatttattTGATTAACATCCTTGCGTAATAGGTATAACAGCAATAAAGCttcaaaaaacaaaaaggattattattatatatatagaccAGCTAGAGAAAGCAacttttaatttgttttgaaGATATATATGTGCTAAAATTGAGAACCCCAGCAAATGCACTACCCGGCTAGTTCCATGGCCCAAGAAATTGCATCACGTGATAACTGGATATTTATTACTCATGAACTTTAAATTAGTATAGTTTTCATGTACACGCAATGTAATGTAAGTAAACTATGATAATATTAATAAACTAAAGCATTTTGAGTTTAAGAAACGTGATTAATGTGTACTATAATATGGGGAGAAAAAGTTAGGTAGAATAGTTAACTTCAGATaatttaactatatatataacaacTATATCATTCAGACTTGATATATCTTATGAAAGTAAAATACAACAATGAAACACTATTACTTGTGCTTGTGTAGTATTATTACTGCATTGTTTCTTCTAGTAAATGTTAGCTCCTACGCAGTAGCAGCAGGAGAATGTGGAAAAGATGCTGGCGGTGCTCTTTGTGCTGAGGGCTTTTGCTGTAGTAACTACGGATACTGTGGTCAAACCGACGACTATTGTGCCCCTGATAAGTGCCAAAGCCAATGCCCAACTCCTTCTCCACCCCCGCCACCATCACCACCGTCTCCGCCACCTCCTCCCTTCACACCACCACCTCCGGCGTCTCCCGAAGATATTAGCAACATCATTACTCCATCAATATTCGAGGAGATGCTTACCTATAGAAATGACCCTCGATGCAAAAGCAATGGCTTCTACGCCTACGATGCCTTCATAACAGCCGCTAGAAATTTTCCAAGCTTTGGTACTACTGGTACTCTAGAAACTCGTAAGAGAGAACTCGCGGCATTCCTTGCCCAAACTTCTCACGAGACCACAGGTAACCATTTTCATTACTGACCCTTGTGTTCCTTATGTTCTTAAAGAAATATATGTAGTTTTTTTCAATTTGCTGATTATGTCTCTTTACGAATTGTATATATACAGGAGGATGGTCAACCGCAGAAGGAGGACCATATGCTTGGGGATATTGCTTTATCAGCGAAGTAGGTCAGCCTGGTTCTTATTGCGTACCTAGCACAGAATGGCCTTGTGTTCCTGGCAAAAAATACTATGGTCGTGGACCCATTCAAATCAGTTAGTAAGTGACCATTGTCTACTATCTGCTGGGAGAATTAATAATATGATCAGTGCTTTTCACATGAATATATAATGCACATGTCATACCTTTTTTAACACTTGTTCATTTGTGATGATATATAACCAGTAATTACAACTACGGACCCGCTGGTCAAGCACTTGGATTGGAACTATTAAGCAACCCAGATCTAGTTGCAACAGACGCAGTTGTTTCATTCAAGACAGCTATATGGTTTTGGATGACTCCACAGTATAATAAGCCATCTTGTCACGACGTTATTGTTGGCGAGTGGATACCGACACCGGCTGACGTGGCAGCTAATCGACTTCCGGGCTATGGTGTCATCACTAACATAATCAACGGAGGTCTGGAGTGCGGCCATGGTGAAGATGACAGGGTTAAAGATAGGATTGGTTTCTATGAAAGGTACTGCGGTATACTTGGAGTAAGCACTGGGGAAAACGTGGACTGTTACTATCAACACTCTTTCGGTTTTAGACTCATGAATGCAAGATCATTTGGAGTGATCAAAATGTCGGTCGACGAATAGGGGTAGTGTATTAATAGTGTATAATGTTTTTTTGTAATGAGTTGTACACGTACGTACTTGTATATATAGCTATATTTATCATATACGGTACGTACACTTAATAAGGTGaggatataaattaataataagcaACTCAACTACTTTTGTGGTTATTCTATTATGAAGATACGATCTGCTCtaattcttttttttgtttttgcaaAGTAATCTGCTCTAATTCTGTGCACAAACGTTTTACTCTTCCTTTTCATGTGTTCCTGTTGCTCAAAACTTTTTGCAAAAATTCACTCATATCCAAGTACTATTTGTCTTCTAGTgcacaattttttattaaatgtaGGTATATACAATTACATTAAGTAGATTTTTTGAAatgtatattaattacattGATTTTGTAGAGTCTCATGCTTAACTTTTCTATAACTAATTAAAAACAATATCTCATTTTTACCATCATATGACCAGAGGTTGTTGCATTGGTTCAGAGAGTGTTGAAATGAAAGGTCAAGAAGCATCAGaattgaaggaaaaaaaaatattctgccTTATTAGGATCAATACCAAATATTACCGTTGCAAATATTTGCTGTGCAATTTTGTACTATTTTTGACCCTTGTTAGTTGTCCCAATTGAGGAATATTAGTCTGTTATAGCCTAGCCAATAGGATTGATTTCCTTAACTAGGAGTAAATCTTAGAGCAGAAAGTGCCCCATGATTCAAGCCAATGGAGACCCCAACCTCAACAGAAAAGTCCTCTATCAACCCCACAAATGACCCACGAGTGACCATAACAGCCTCTTCTGAACTTTATGCACCTTCCTCTATCCCTACACAAACTGTTATGTCATCACCTTTCCAAAGCCTTGCACTTCTTGCAATTAAACTTGACAGAAAAAATTACCTATTTTCGAAGTCACAAGCTAGTTCTTCCTACCCTATTGGGGCCGTTTGGTATGCAGGTTTCATTACATAGGAATAGGTGTAACATTACTTGGAAAGTGATCAAGGAAATGATAAATCTATCTAGGATAGCAACATTACCGTGTTTGGTTGACTTTGGAATGGAATGTGATAACTTTTTTTtgacaataatatttttttttttgtaaaatactaATGactcaataatattttttttttctttctaagtgtttaaaataatttttatttattatttttcatataattttataaaaaaaaaattaacactaataaataattataaagagtaaatttatatacaaattgataatatataaaaaaagaaaaatactttatttatcattttttaatttgaGGGAATTActtcatattttaaatatttttatatacattagtattcatatataaaaaaaaattaaatgcaaaaGTTTGTGTTAGACTCCCAATAGCATTGGAAAATCATATTGCAAGCTAGTGAAAACCATATTTTCATTGGATTTTCCTTGACAGCCAAACTAAAGCCCACCACTTTCACTTAGccaacattaaaatattaaaaatctaACCAAACACACTAAACTTTCAGATTCCCAATTTCCACTTCTCCCAATACCGCATACCAAACAACCCTTAAGAGCCTACGGTTTAGAAGGCTACATTCTAAGAATAAAGCTTTATCCTCCACAGTTTGTCGATAAATACTATAGGTGGCTCCATTCCTGGTGCATCATGACAAGTTAACCTGGGTTATGGCATGTAGCATCATACGTACCAATGGATATATTAAGTTGGTTATTAAACTCCATTTAAGAATCGATGTTTGGTCATGTTGTTAGCTACCAAATCTCTCATGAACTCTGGGCCATTCCTGACCGCCTCTACACTACAAGCTCCAAAGCTAGGATTCTTCAACTATGTTTCCAGCTAC from Cannabis sativa cultivar Pink pepper isolate KNU-18-1 chromosome 4, ASM2916894v1, whole genome shotgun sequence carries:
- the LOC115712382 gene encoding endochitinase, which produces MKHYYLCLCSIITALFLLVNVSSYAVAAGECGKDAGGALCAEGFCCSNYGYCGQTDDYCAPDKCQSQCPTPSPPPPPSPPSPPPPPFTPPPPASPEDISNIITPSIFEEMLTYRNDPRCKSNGFYAYDAFITAARNFPSFGTTGTLETRKRELAAFLAQTSHETTGGWSTAEGGPYAWGYCFISEVGQPGSYCVPSTEWPCVPGKKYYGRGPIQISYNYNYGPAGQALGLELLSNPDLVATDAVVSFKTAIWFWMTPQYNKPSCHDVIVGEWIPTPADVAANRLPGYGVITNIINGGLECGHGEDDRVKDRIGFYERYCGILGVSTGENVDCYYQHSFGFRLMNARSFGVIKMSVDE